A single genomic interval of Oscillatoria sp. FACHB-1407 harbors:
- a CDS encoding long-chain fatty acid--CoA ligase — protein sequence MVGSVSPNASVAQLSDRTTSPGAIAYDQVQAISELWALLARSPVTASTVALHDPHVKPEIKLTYAELYQQIQQFASGLQALGIRPDEHVALFSDNSPRWLIADQGIMTVGAIDVVRGSQADAEELAFILEHSDSITLVVQDKATLKKVAAQLSSLPIRFVVVLSDEPVESSDGLEILSFQQVLELGATHTLKPAHRRRDTLATLMYTSGTSGKPKGVMLNHSNLLSQIAGAAAVVKLQPGDRVLSILPIWHCYERTFEYFIFAHGCTQIYTNIRHVKKDLKDFQPHYMVGVPRLWESIYEGVQKQFREQPAKKQKLVDFFVGKSLQYVQARRIVQGLSLENLKPSVLEKVGAVAQIAALWAVHQVGDRLVYRKVREGTGGAIKYVVSGGGSIAEHLEDFFEAVGIPILGGYGLTETSPITHVRRPWRNLRGGDGQPLPHTETRIVDPETRQPVPTGKQGLVLIRGLQVMQGYYKNPEATAKAIDPEGWFDTGDLGWVTEREDLIITGRAKDTIVLTNGENIEPQPIEDACLRSVYIDQIMLVGQDQRSLGALIVPNLEALAQWAQAQNVPLLPDGSVDLQHPAVQELYRQELNREVKNRPGYRADDRIGPFRLLSEAFTIDNGLLTQTLKIRRAVVTDRYRGMIDDMFA from the coding sequence ATGGTTGGCTCGGTTTCTCCCAATGCTTCGGTTGCTCAACTCAGCGATCGCACAACCTCACCCGGAGCGATCGCCTATGACCAAGTGCAAGCCATTTCTGAATTGTGGGCACTGTTGGCACGTTCTCCAGTGACTGCCTCAACCGTTGCCCTCCATGATCCGCATGTCAAACCTGAGATCAAGCTGACCTATGCTGAGCTGTATCAGCAGATCCAGCAGTTTGCCAGTGGTTTGCAAGCATTGGGGATTCGACCCGACGAACACGTCGCCCTATTTTCAGATAACAGCCCTCGTTGGTTGATCGCGGATCAGGGCATTATGACCGTTGGGGCGATCGATGTGGTGCGGGGATCACAAGCTGATGCGGAAGAGTTAGCGTTTATTTTGGAGCACAGCGATAGTATTACTCTGGTGGTGCAGGACAAAGCCACCCTCAAAAAAGTCGCTGCCCAGCTATCCTCCCTGCCGATTCGCTTTGTCGTGGTCTTGTCGGATGAACCTGTCGAATCGTCTGATGGTTTGGAAATCCTATCTTTTCAGCAGGTTCTAGAATTGGGGGCGACTCATACCCTCAAGCCTGCCCATCGGCGACGCGACACCCTGGCAACGCTGATGTATACCTCTGGCACCTCTGGCAAACCCAAAGGTGTGATGCTCAACCACAGCAATCTGTTGTCACAAATTGCCGGAGCCGCTGCTGTGGTGAAACTGCAACCGGGCGATCGCGTCCTCAGCATTCTCCCCATCTGGCACTGCTACGAGCGCACTTTTGAATATTTCATCTTTGCTCACGGATGCACCCAGATCTACACCAATATTCGTCACGTCAAAAAGGATCTGAAAGACTTTCAGCCGCACTACATGGTGGGTGTGCCCCGCTTGTGGGAGTCGATCTATGAAGGGGTGCAAAAACAGTTTCGTGAACAACCTGCCAAGAAGCAGAAACTCGTAGACTTCTTTGTTGGTAAGAGTTTGCAGTATGTTCAGGCACGGCGCATTGTACAGGGGTTGAGTTTAGAGAACCTGAAGCCATCGGTGTTAGAGAAGGTGGGAGCCGTTGCTCAAATAGCGGCGTTGTGGGCGGTGCATCAGGTGGGCGATCGCCTGGTTTATCGTAAGGTGCGCGAGGGAACCGGAGGAGCCATTAAGTATGTAGTTAGCGGTGGGGGGTCGATCGCAGAACACCTGGAAGACTTTTTTGAGGCGGTCGGTATCCCAATTCTGGGTGGCTACGGCTTAACCGAAACCTCTCCAATTACCCATGTGCGTCGTCCCTGGCGTAATCTGCGCGGTGGCGACGGTCAACCGCTGCCCCATACCGAGACGCGCATCGTCGATCCAGAAACCCGTCAACCTGTGCCGACAGGCAAACAAGGGTTGGTGTTAATTCGGGGACTTCAGGTGATGCAGGGATACTATAAGAACCCAGAGGCAACCGCAAAGGCGATCGATCCCGAAGGCTGGTTTGACACAGGAGATTTGGGGTGGGTTACCGAGCGAGAGGATTTGATCATCACCGGACGGGCTAAAGACACGATCGTCTTAACCAATGGTGAAAATATCGAACCGCAACCAATTGAAGACGCCTGTTTACGCAGTGTATACATTGATCAGATTATGCTGGTGGGGCAAGATCAGCGATCGCTCGGTGCGCTCATCGTCCCCAATCTGGAAGCACTGGCGCAATGGGCACAGGCTCAAAATGTGCCGTTGTTACCGGATGGCAGTGTTGATTTACAACACCCTGCTGTGCAGGAGCTATATCGACAGGAACTCAACCGTGAGGTCAAAAATCGACCGGGGTATCGCGCAGACGACCGCATTGGTCCCTTCCGTTTGCTCTCAGAGGCGTTCACGATTGACAATGGTTTGTTGACGCAGACGCTAAAAATTCGTCGTGCCGTTGTGACGGATCGCTATCGCGGTATGATCGACGACATGTTTGCTTAA
- the mltG gene encoding endolytic transglycosylase MltG — translation MSKWLFYLLVLPATLGLCGWQGWLWWSWASSPAVAASNSATATDQPIQIEIPEGTSAQQIGEDLEAAGIIQSADAWNLWTRWQSLRDRQGGFQAGTYELSPTEPLAAIANIVWQGNVVQQSFTIPEGWGMKEIAAYFEEQGFFAADAFLAATQQIPRDRYPWLPPDIVNLEGFLYPDTYQVAEISTPEAVINQMLDRFEQAALPIYEQNQANSPYTLLEWVTLASIVEREAVVGEERPLIASVFAKRLREGIPLGADPTVEYAFGIRQTPDQPLTFAQVNTPSPYNTYVNAGLPPGPISSPGLASLEVSLNPTDTEYLYFVARYDGTHVFSRTLAEHQAAQDQIHDNLEQQREAPANSVQ, via the coding sequence ATGTCTAAGTGGTTGTTTTACCTGCTTGTGTTGCCTGCAACTCTGGGTTTATGTGGGTGGCAGGGTTGGCTCTGGTGGAGTTGGGCAAGCTCCCCTGCCGTTGCAGCATCTAACAGCGCAACCGCGACGGATCAGCCCATTCAAATCGAGATCCCCGAAGGAACATCTGCCCAACAAATTGGCGAAGACTTAGAAGCAGCAGGGATCATTCAATCCGCCGACGCATGGAACTTATGGACACGTTGGCAATCTCTGCGCGATCGCCAGGGTGGGTTTCAAGCGGGAACCTACGAACTCTCGCCGACTGAGCCATTAGCCGCGATCGCCAATATCGTGTGGCAGGGCAATGTCGTTCAACAGAGCTTTACGATCCCCGAAGGGTGGGGAATGAAGGAAATTGCAGCCTACTTTGAAGAACAGGGCTTTTTTGCGGCGGACGCATTTTTAGCCGCCACTCAACAAATTCCGCGCGATCGCTATCCCTGGTTGCCACCAGACATTGTTAATCTGGAGGGGTTTCTCTATCCCGATACCTATCAAGTGGCAGAAATTTCCACTCCAGAAGCCGTCATCAACCAGATGCTCGATCGCTTTGAGCAGGCAGCTCTGCCCATTTATGAGCAGAATCAAGCGAATAGCCCCTATACCCTGCTGGAATGGGTCACTTTGGCAAGTATCGTGGAGCGAGAAGCCGTCGTTGGTGAGGAACGTCCCCTGATTGCCAGTGTTTTTGCCAAGCGGTTACGGGAGGGAATTCCTCTAGGGGCAGATCCAACGGTCGAGTATGCCTTTGGCATTCGCCAGACCCCCGATCAACCCTTGACCTTTGCCCAGGTCAATACTCCATCTCCGTACAATACCTACGTTAATGCCGGGTTGCCACCGGGACCGATCTCCAGCCCTGGGCTTGCTAGTCTAGAGGTGTCACTTAACCCGACTGACACCGAATATCTCTACTTTGTTGCTCGCTATGATGGCACCCATGTGTTCAGTCGTACCCTGGCGGAGCACCAAGCGGCTCAAGACCAAATCCACGATAATTTAGAGCAGCAACGCGAAGCACCAGCCAACTCCGTCCAGTAG
- a CDS encoding YqeG family HAD IIIA-type phosphatase, whose amino-acid sequence MSWGKLLEPDLILGNSILSLTLDVLQKNNLKGLVLDVDETLVPMSAVQASDELKQWVQELRPSVELWLVSNNISQARISRIAESLNLPYILGARKPSRRKLRQAVTAMNIPFEQVAMVGDRLFTDVLAGNRLGMFTILVEPMVDPAKLVRRYPIRTVEVWLSQVLGASLNSR is encoded by the coding sequence ATGTCTTGGGGCAAACTTCTAGAGCCTGATTTGATTTTGGGAAACTCAATTTTGAGTTTGACCCTTGATGTTTTGCAGAAAAACAACCTGAAGGGGTTGGTGTTGGATGTAGATGAAACTCTAGTGCCGATGAGTGCAGTGCAAGCCTCGGATGAGTTGAAGCAGTGGGTTCAGGAGCTAAGACCCAGTGTGGAACTGTGGCTCGTCAGCAACAATATCAGCCAGGCTCGCATCAGTCGCATTGCCGAATCCCTTAATCTCCCTTATATCCTTGGCGCACGAAAGCCCTCTCGCCGCAAATTGCGGCAAGCCGTCACCGCTATGAACATTCCCTTTGAGCAGGTGGCAATGGTGGGCGATCGCCTCTTTACCGATGTCTTAGCCGGAAACCGTCTCGGTATGTTTACCATTCTGGTGGAGCCGATGGTTGATCCCGCGAAGTTGGTGAGACGCTACCCCATTCGCACGGTTGAAGTATGGCTCTCTCAAGTGCTGGGGGCATCGCTTAACTCTCGATGA
- a CDS encoding DUF427 domain-containing protein, with the protein MPKAVWNGVVVAESDQCEVVEGNQYFPPDSIKSEYFKPSDTHSTCPWKGVASYYNLEVNGQVNKDAAWYYPTPKDAAKNITGYIAFWRGVKVEV; encoded by the coding sequence ATGCCAAAAGCAGTTTGGAACGGCGTTGTTGTAGCCGAAAGTGACCAGTGCGAAGTCGTCGAGGGTAATCAATATTTCCCTCCAGATTCCATCAAATCCGAATATTTCAAGCCCAGCGATACCCACTCGACCTGCCCCTGGAAAGGGGTCGCCAGCTATTACAACCTTGAGGTCAATGGGCAAGTCAATAAAGATGCTGCCTGGTATTACCCCACTCCTAAAGACGCCGCTAAAAATATCACGGGTTACATTGCGTTTTGGCGCGGAGTCAAAGTCGAAGTCTAA
- a CDS encoding YlqD family protein has protein sequence MDASKPHLLLKRAVNVKVVVTPRWKEEVQQQLQNQINQLDNQLQQLEAQGQRMAAEVQKQANQPANPAVTQQITNIQVQVNQKKSEILEQKNQILQQLQQVQLLEMDQEVGQGQIEGFFRIETGDNLIRKMQVEVLLKDGVVQEIRGDL, from the coding sequence ATGGATGCTTCCAAACCTCATTTGCTCTTAAAACGAGCCGTTAACGTCAAAGTTGTTGTTACCCCTCGCTGGAAAGAGGAGGTACAACAACAACTCCAGAATCAAATCAACCAACTGGATAACCAACTCCAGCAACTTGAGGCACAAGGCCAGCGGATGGCGGCTGAGGTTCAAAAGCAAGCTAATCAACCTGCTAACCCAGCCGTTACCCAACAGATCACGAATATCCAGGTTCAAGTCAATCAAAAGAAAAGCGAAATTCTGGAACAGAAAAACCAGATTTTGCAACAGTTACAACAAGTGCAACTGTTAGAGATGGATCAGGAAGTGGGTCAGGGTCAGATTGAAGGGTTTTTCCGGATTGAAACTGGAGACAACTTAATTCGCAAGATGCAAGTTGAAGTGTTGCTGAAGGATGGTGTTGTGCAGGAGATCCGAGGAGATCTGTAA
- a CDS encoding DUF3727 domain-containing protein, producing the protein MTKQNMDEEDPGMEGEEDLPTVNLSDEAGRSLLCYIENSMEVEGEEYLLLRPVDSPIEIFAWEADDEDEDEETLVDIEDDEIDDIFSTARAVLAEQDLTLNRAALTLTVSGDLPEPTEEDTITLDLGEDEALVGSEEFQLLANFFYEEQEYAICTPLEPILFFARMNGDGEPELLSPEEFQAVRSQLEDQLFSELE; encoded by the coding sequence ATGACTAAGCAAAACATGGATGAAGAAGATCCAGGAATGGAGGGTGAAGAGGATTTACCAACCGTAAATCTCTCGGACGAAGCAGGGCGATCGCTCCTCTGTTATATCGAGAACTCAATGGAGGTCGAAGGAGAGGAATATCTGTTGCTGCGCCCGGTTGATTCACCCATCGAGATTTTTGCCTGGGAGGCAGATGATGAGGATGAGGATGAGGAAACCCTCGTTGATATTGAAGACGATGAAATTGATGACATCTTCAGTACGGCGCGGGCAGTTCTGGCAGAGCAGGATTTGACACTCAATCGGGCTGCTCTGACGTTGACGGTTTCTGGAGATTTGCCGGAGCCAACCGAAGAGGACACCATCACGCTCGACTTGGGTGAAGATGAGGCACTGGTGGGTTCAGAGGAGTTTCAATTGTTGGCAAACTTCTTCTATGAAGAACAGGAGTACGCCATTTGCACCCCCCTCGAACCAATCCTATTCTTTGCCCGTATGAACGGGGATGGAGAGCCAGAATTGCTCTCGCCAGAAGAGTTTCAAGCCGTGCGATCGCAACTGGAAGATCAACTCTTTAGCGAGCTAGAGTAG
- a CDS encoding DUF3038 domain-containing protein codes for MQLNQPPAPSTSVLLETLPDPGYPDEVCPRRARLQLDLLLLAIEALDLGGSEALLVVAKDLQLQEIVKNRVTLWQLRSSNPLRRSSSQRRVLTLKEAKALVLISCHLARRLTVLIRQLLLAYEKLNEKQLSPEHHYRLSDYLERFRAHFRARMNPKRAAIMAYNTNEKLDQLALTLLGQLLFCTGTSGPQRLWISLFDGEVA; via the coding sequence ATGCAACTGAATCAACCACCCGCTCCGTCCACTTCTGTTTTACTGGAAACCTTGCCAGACCCCGGCTATCCAGATGAGGTTTGTCCCCGTCGGGCACGGTTACAGCTTGATCTATTACTATTGGCGATCGAAGCTTTAGATTTGGGTGGCTCTGAAGCCTTGCTGGTGGTCGCCAAAGATTTACAACTTCAGGAAATCGTCAAAAATCGCGTCACGTTGTGGCAACTCAGAAGCAGCAACCCGCTCAGACGCAGTAGCAGTCAGCGGCGCGTCTTGACCCTGAAGGAAGCGAAAGCCCTGGTTCTGATCTCTTGCCATCTGGCACGTCGCTTGACTGTTTTGATTCGCCAGCTACTTCTGGCTTACGAAAAGCTCAACGAAAAGCAACTCTCCCCCGAACATCACTATCGCTTGTCGGACTATTTAGAGCGATTTCGAGCACATTTTCGGGCGCGGATGAACCCCAAACGAGCCGCTATCATGGCATACAACACCAACGAAAAGCTTGACCAGTTAGCTTTGACTCTGCTGGGGCAACTGCTATTTTGCACAGGCACCTCCGGTCCACAGCGGCTCTGGATCAGTTTGTTTGATGGAGAAGTGGCATGA
- a CDS encoding DUF4335 domain-containing protein — MTIKRQYSLPNCKLIVEGVGEENLTIGAPRPLLSMVVNVECHFVGHEKPLVGGQTFLTSLVNATTEYAQEYLSGIRHPTPSVGASEGVKIQRVEPDTHRLVMYPEPIAEMPSAAESIQVDLQTVQLFDLVEAIDQLCADTQTLPDLSLKLNPLSRRYIVSQEPITKRAVPAAIGASGLAVAAALLFMIPVPEVRRPEPTQGEATQESPIASPAGAGSPDPTATGSPEPTSSPEAVGATTGSPDASSPEPSPEAAETGGETAAADPTGASVLDAAPAITDADQISDLTGNLRDQLDEAWRNNPDFPEDLVYRVGVAANGDILGFDYENDAAVQYRDQVPLLDLLYNPTDTPTDEPIADFRVVFTTGGRVEVSPWNGRPNAESPTPSP, encoded by the coding sequence ATGACCATTAAACGTCAGTACAGTCTGCCCAACTGTAAGCTTATTGTCGAAGGCGTTGGTGAAGAGAACCTCACAATCGGTGCACCTCGTCCCCTGCTATCGATGGTGGTCAATGTAGAGTGCCACTTCGTTGGGCATGAAAAACCGCTGGTGGGTGGACAAACGTTTTTAACCAGCTTAGTCAACGCAACAACCGAGTACGCACAGGAATATCTCAGTGGGATTCGCCATCCTACTCCATCCGTCGGCGCATCTGAAGGGGTGAAAATTCAGCGGGTTGAACCAGATACACATCGCCTGGTGATGTACCCTGAACCGATTGCTGAAATGCCTTCTGCTGCTGAATCCATTCAAGTTGACCTCCAGACCGTGCAACTGTTTGATCTCGTGGAGGCGATCGACCAATTGTGTGCCGATACACAAACGCTGCCTGACCTGTCTCTCAAGCTCAATCCTCTATCCAGACGCTACATCGTCTCGCAAGAGCCAATCACCAAACGAGCTGTACCTGCGGCGATCGGGGCTTCTGGTTTGGCCGTCGCCGCGGCTCTCCTATTTATGATTCCGGTGCCAGAGGTGCGTCGTCCAGAGCCCACTCAAGGTGAAGCGACACAAGAATCACCGATCGCCTCTCCAGCAGGTGCAGGTTCCCCAGACCCCACTGCAACGGGTTCGCCAGAGCCAACCTCCAGCCCAGAGGCAGTTGGTGCGACAACAGGTAGCCCAGATGCATCCAGTCCAGAGCCTTCTCCAGAGGCAGCCGAGACAGGCGGCGAGACAGCCGCTGCTGACCCAACGGGTGCTAGCGTGCTGGACGCTGCACCTGCGATTACCGATGCAGATCAGATCAGTGATTTGACTGGGAATCTGCGAGATCAGTTAGATGAAGCCTGGAGAAATAACCCAGACTTTCCCGAAGACCTGGTTTATCGGGTGGGGGTTGCCGCAAACGGTGACATTTTGGGCTTTGACTACGAAAATGATGCAGCGGTTCAATATCGCGACCAGGTGCCTTTACTAGATCTGTTGTATAACCCAACCGATACTCCTACCGATGAGCCGATCGCCGATTTTCGAGTGGTGTTCACTACAGGAGGTCGGGTGGAGGTGAGTCCGTGGAACGGTCGCCCGAATGCTGAAAGCCCGACCCCTAGCCCTTAG
- a CDS encoding calcium-binding protein, which produces MARIKGNSQQNVLKGTNKNDRIFGLIGNDTLLGFTGNDILSGGKGIDTLSGGRGNDIYAIDNAKDKIRERRNQGIDTVQASVSFSLSSHLENLTLTGRANLNATGNANANTLIGNRGNNILNGGAGADRMSGGLGNDTYVVDNGGDVVTEAANAGTDLVRANINYTLTNNIENLELSGTGNINGTGNALANTITGNSGNNTLDGGQGSDRLIGGAGNDLYFVDDLSDVVVELANNGIDTVRTTIANYTLPAHVEFLEFIGATGTSGGTGTTGGTTGGTTGGTTGGGTATSGITAIGNALDNIIQGTVGNDLIDGGLGVDRLIGGLGNDTYLVDQTADFVDETVNGGTDLVKAANSYVLRENVENLELVGSGNFDGTGNDLANVITGNSGNNILDGRLGDDTLLGGAGADKLIGGDGLDSLTGGDGADTFVLKELDGDLLTDFNPLEDRIALDQTAFGLTEVLGSVLSASGLLTVADDATATAGTTLANPLAKIIYSSGTGKLFFDANGVVSGLGNGGLIATINNAAGVAPILSNTAFVVDSLI; this is translated from the coding sequence ATGGCTCGGATTAAGGGTAATTCTCAACAGAATGTTCTTAAAGGCACTAATAAGAATGATCGAATTTTTGGTCTGATTGGCAACGATACCCTTTTGGGCTTCACTGGCAACGATATTCTCAGCGGAGGCAAAGGAATTGACACGTTGTCTGGAGGACGAGGCAATGATATTTACGCCATCGACAACGCTAAAGACAAGATCCGTGAACGCAGAAACCAGGGAATTGATACCGTTCAAGCTTCTGTGAGCTTTAGTCTGAGCAGCCATCTCGAAAACCTGACCCTTACTGGTAGAGCCAACCTCAATGCCACAGGCAACGCTAACGCCAACACCTTAATCGGCAACAGAGGCAACAACATTCTGAATGGAGGAGCAGGCGCAGATCGGATGAGCGGTGGTCTTGGTAACGACACCTACGTTGTTGACAATGGAGGAGATGTTGTCACCGAAGCCGCAAACGCAGGCACTGATCTGGTGAGAGCAAATATCAATTACACCTTGACTAACAACATTGAGAACCTCGAATTATCGGGCACAGGTAACATCAATGGAACGGGTAACGCTCTGGCAAACACCATCACGGGCAACAGTGGTAACAACACCCTGGATGGTGGTCAGGGCAGCGATCGCCTCATTGGTGGAGCCGGAAACGATCTATATTTTGTCGATGATCTGAGCGATGTAGTGGTTGAGTTAGCCAACAACGGCATTGACACAGTCCGGACTACGATTGCAAACTACACCCTGCCTGCTCATGTCGAGTTTCTCGAATTTATCGGTGCAACTGGCACTTCTGGTGGAACAGGCACAACAGGCGGCACAACAGGTGGCACAACAGGCGGTACAACAGGCGGTGGAACTGCCACAAGCGGCATCACAGCGATCGGCAATGCGCTGGATAACATCATCCAAGGCACTGTTGGCAACGACCTGATTGATGGAGGACTGGGGGTTGACCGACTGATTGGAGGACTGGGTAACGATACTTACCTCGTTGACCAAACCGCTGATTTCGTAGACGAAACCGTAAACGGTGGGACGGATCTGGTCAAAGCAGCTAATAGTTACGTGCTGCGGGAAAACGTTGAGAACCTGGAACTGGTCGGTAGCGGTAACTTCGATGGCACCGGAAACGATCTGGCAAACGTCATTACAGGCAACAGCGGTAACAATATTCTGGATGGACGTTTAGGGGATGACACCCTGTTGGGTGGTGCTGGAGCCGACAAACTCATTGGTGGAGACGGACTCGACTCGCTGACGGGCGGAGACGGGGCAGATACCTTTGTCCTGAAGGAGCTAGATGGTGATTTGCTAACAGATTTCAATCCGTTGGAAGACAGAATCGCACTTGACCAGACTGCATTTGGACTGACAGAGGTGTTGGGCAGCGTCTTAAGTGCCTCTGGGTTGTTGACTGTCGCTGACGATGCAACCGCCACGGCTGGCACAACCTTAGCCAATCCCTTAGCCAAAATTATCTATAGCTCTGGAACAGGCAAGCTATTTTTCGACGCTAACGGTGTTGTGTCGGGTCTGGGCAATGGCGGTTTGATTGCCACCATCAACAATGCCGCAGGAGTCGCTCCTATTCTGTCCAATACTGCTTTTGTCGTAGATTCACTGATCTAA